From a region of the Methylomonas rapida genome:
- a CDS encoding HU family DNA-binding protein, which yields MNKSELIDSIAQHANLTKVEAGKALEGLIHSIENTLKLGNSVALVGFGTFELKHRGERKGRNPQTGAEITIAASTVPSFKPGKALKDAVNG from the coding sequence ATGAACAAATCCGAATTAATCGATAGCATCGCCCAACACGCCAATCTGACTAAAGTCGAGGCCGGCAAAGCTTTGGAAGGCTTGATCCATAGCATCGAAAACACCCTGAAACTAGGCAATAGCGTAGCCTTGGTGGGTTTTGGCACTTTTGAACTCAAACACCGGGGCGAACGCAAAGGCCGTAATCCGCAAACCGGCGCCGAGATCACCATTGCTGCGTCGACCGTGCCGAGTTTCAAACCGGGCAAGGCTTTGAAAGATGCCGTCAACGGATAA
- a CDS encoding VOC family protein gives MKQTISFVTLGVADLERSRRFYRALGWTESPSSQTAVAFFQVGCIAFALFGRESLADDANVSSEGSGFPGFTIAHNVASESDVEATLQEALAAGGRLIRAAEKAPWGGFRGYFADPDGFLWEVCYNPFFPLDDQGFVKLPK, from the coding sequence ATGAAACAGACCATCAGCTTTGTCACCTTGGGGGTTGCTGATCTCGAACGCAGTCGCCGCTTCTATCGTGCGTTGGGCTGGACCGAATCGCCGAGCAGTCAGACGGCTGTCGCCTTCTTTCAAGTTGGCTGCATTGCCTTTGCCTTATTTGGTCGCGAATCCTTGGCTGACGATGCCAATGTCTCGTCCGAGGGCTCGGGATTTCCGGGTTTTACTATTGCACACAACGTGGCTTCTGAAAGCGACGTTGAAGCGACCTTGCAGGAAGCCTTGGCTGCGGGAGGTCGTTTGATTCGAGCTGCAGAAAAAGCGCCCTGGGGTGGTTTCCGAGGTTACTTTGCCGATCCCGATGGTTTTCTCTGGGAAGTCTGTTACAACCCGTTCTTTCCCTTGGATGACCAGGGCTTCGTGAAACTGCCAAAATGA
- a CDS encoding nitroreductase family protein gives MSTLTKLALGIMGQLRPGPVRGKSKESIALPPPEKAGGLPLMETLLKRCSAREFAPDALPLQLLSDLLWAAYGVNRLDGGRTAPSALNAQEIDVYVALPEGAYLYDAHGHALDLMVKQDLRRITGYQDFVDEAPLDLVYIADYRRLAMVPVTQRESYASAAAGAIAQNVYLFSASVGLSTVIRAWIDRASIAEALELSHDQQVLLAQTVGFPKR, from the coding sequence GTGAGCACTTTGACCAAATTGGCATTGGGAATAATGGGACAACTGCGTCCCGGACCCGTTCGAGGGAAATCGAAGGAATCGATCGCGCTTCCTCCGCCAGAGAAAGCGGGTGGGCTCCCGCTGATGGAGACGTTGCTAAAACGCTGTTCTGCGCGTGAGTTTGCTCCTGATGCTTTGCCGTTGCAGCTACTTTCCGACTTGTTGTGGGCGGCTTATGGCGTTAATAGGCTAGATGGAGGGCGTACCGCGCCTTCGGCTTTAAACGCGCAGGAGATCGATGTTTATGTCGCATTGCCTGAGGGCGCCTATCTGTACGATGCTCACGGACATGCTCTCGACCTGATGGTGAAACAAGACCTGAGACGCATCACGGGTTATCAAGACTTTGTCGATGAAGCCCCGCTAGATTTGGTTTATATCGCGGATTATCGGCGCCTGGCGATGGTGCCGGTCACTCAGCGGGAATCATATGCTTCTGCAGCGGCGGGCGCCATTGCGCAAAATGTCTATTTATTTTCCGCGAGCGTCGGGTTGTCTACGGTCATCCGGGCATGGATCGACCGTGCCTCCATCGCGGAGGCATTGGAATTGTCCCATGATCAACAAGTATTGTTGGCGCAGACGGTGGGTTTCCCTAAAAGATAG
- a CDS encoding DUF4400 domain-containing protein has translation MTRNLLFSLMLWLLEVILVASFVSDRWTRELQRAEDRMMIGYFGVEKESQISQTAQRWFDRLFVTTGIRESVFRYFIPTERERQMSKGFEDVGRNDLFPFIESRLNVLWDTIFQMIKRLTTACIWLPYLAASLLPFVVDGLVRRKISQTNFDYPSPMAHRYSLYLILGALYLLLVSLTLPFPIPPQAVPVGVFVVAYAVNVLLANTQKRI, from the coding sequence ATGACCCGCAATCTGTTGTTTAGCCTGATGCTTTGGTTATTGGAAGTGATCTTGGTGGCCAGTTTTGTTTCCGACCGCTGGACGCGGGAACTGCAGCGGGCCGAAGACCGGATGATGATCGGCTATTTTGGTGTTGAAAAAGAATCTCAGATCAGCCAAACCGCGCAGCGCTGGTTTGATCGCTTGTTCGTCACCACCGGCATACGAGAAAGCGTTTTCCGCTACTTCATCCCGACCGAGCGCGAACGCCAGATGTCCAAAGGCTTCGAGGATGTGGGACGCAACGATTTGTTTCCCTTTATCGAAAGCCGGCTCAACGTGCTGTGGGACACGATCTTTCAAATGATCAAGCGCCTGACCACGGCGTGTATCTGGTTACCCTACCTTGCTGCTTCCTTGCTGCCGTTTGTCGTCGACGGACTGGTAAGGCGCAAGATCAGCCAAACCAATTTCGATTATCCCAGTCCCATGGCCCATCGCTACAGCCTTTATTTGATTCTGGGCGCGTTGTATCTGTTGCTGGTCAGTTTGACCTTGCCGTTCCCTATTCCGCCGCAAGCCGTCCCGGTGGGCGTCTTTGTCGTCGCTTATGCCGTCAACGTGCTGTTGGCCAATACGCAAAAGCGGATTTAG
- a CDS encoding EexN family lipoprotein yields MKKSVVTSMSILALALAGLAMFNSSVASESSEDAKSVAWYVANIQEARQQNQACYNTPGLQSTPNCVNALHALEISFKGGN; encoded by the coding sequence ATGAAAAAATCCGTGGTTACCTCAATGTCCATCCTTGCGCTAGCCCTGGCCGGCTTGGCGATGTTCAACAGCAGCGTTGCCAGCGAAAGCAGCGAAGACGCCAAATCAGTCGCCTGGTACGTCGCCAATATTCAAGAAGCCCGCCAACAAAATCAAGCGTGCTATAACACGCCCGGCCTGCAATCTACGCCGAATTGCGTCAACGCCTTACACGCCTTGGAAATCAGTTTCAAAGGCGGCAACTAA
- a CDS encoding DNA/RNA non-specific endonuclease — MRYAIFTLVFIALSSCSPSEYVKPISDLREPKPTGSLLQLDYEGFTVWLDCEKRGAVKFRYNAQHDIGAGQRDSSFYLDRQVPSECQQTSAKGYGQNYDRGHLVPANHLDHSELGIKQSNYMTNILPQAANMNRGAWLLTEEIIECYRDIDELLVIGGVIWGNNPTDDYFVKSHGVATPDAFWKVIVRGRGQDERAIAWIVPNSVEATKKNLDRYLVTVDDIERVTGEKIPVSDYAKHDKPRHSWMIPRGCDKG; from the coding sequence ATGCGATATGCCATTTTCACGCTCGTATTCATTGCATTGTCATCATGCTCACCATCTGAATACGTCAAACCGATAAGCGACTTACGGGAGCCAAAGCCAACCGGCAGCTTACTCCAACTAGATTACGAAGGTTTTACGGTCTGGCTCGATTGCGAGAAACGCGGTGCGGTGAAATTCAGATACAACGCTCAACACGACATCGGCGCCGGCCAGCGCGATAGTAGTTTTTACCTCGATCGCCAAGTACCCAGCGAATGTCAGCAGACCAGCGCCAAGGGCTATGGCCAAAATTACGACCGCGGCCACCTTGTACCGGCCAATCATCTTGATCATTCGGAATTGGGCATCAAGCAGAGCAACTACATGACCAATATCCTGCCACAGGCGGCCAACATGAACCGAGGGGCTTGGCTTCTGACCGAGGAAATTATCGAATGCTACCGCGACATCGATGAGTTGCTGGTGATTGGCGGCGTGATATGGGGCAACAATCCGACGGATGATTACTTCGTGAAGTCACATGGCGTAGCAACGCCAGACGCCTTCTGGAAGGTAATCGTTCGCGGGCGTGGCCAAGACGAGCGGGCAATCGCCTGGATCGTGCCGAATTCGGTGGAGGCCACCAAGAAAAACCTGGACCGTTACCTGGTGACGGTCGATGACATCGAGCGTGTGACCGGCGAAAAAAT
- the traD gene encoding conjugative transfer system coupling protein TraD (Members of this protein family are the putative conjugative coupling factor, TraD, as the term is used for the SXT and TOL plasmid systems.), with the protein MKSDYDYQFPWRPIFEVYAISGWLGGAGLAYFTSRWSGLPREPFDWLMTACAVMACWRLSPALSLWYRKRRLRQFRFQYLDTEKLVTLVKRNPEALWFGWGFDWAQKHAQLAYEILKRDVSTLIPSDHQRMGSAWIHGLEVSESDIRQPLQHTAGHTLLVGTTGAGKTRAFDVLVTQAVLRGEAVIIIDPKGDKDLMACAKRACALAQRPDRFVYFHPAFPEDSVRLDPLHNFNRPSEIASRISAISPSESSNDPFKAFGQKSLDNVIQGLMVIEERPTLVKLRRYLEGGPSTLVIQALERYFDNNLGHWRQEARPYLKNAKDIDSKALGLVRFYREVVQYQLPNLDLEGLLSLFEHDRAHFSKMVASLIPIMNMLTSGSLGPLLSPNPHDIDDLRPITNTGHIIEKAQVAYIGLDSLSDGMVGSAIGSILLADLAAVAGDRYNYGVSDRPVNVFVDEAAEVINDPFIQVLNKGRGAKIRLFIATQTFADFAARTGSQDKARQVLGNVNNLIALRIMDSETQQYITDNLPKTRLKYIMRTQGVATSATNPSVFSGNVGERLMEEEGDLFAPQLLGQLPDLHYIAKLSGGRIVKGRLPILRSDLDQQLNRQSACS; encoded by the coding sequence ATGAAATCCGATTACGACTACCAGTTTCCCTGGCGACCCATCTTCGAGGTGTATGCCATCTCGGGTTGGTTGGGCGGTGCCGGATTGGCATATTTCACCAGCCGCTGGTCGGGCCTGCCCCGCGAACCCTTCGATTGGTTGATGACGGCGTGCGCCGTGATGGCGTGTTGGCGGCTGTCACCGGCATTGAGTCTCTGGTATCGCAAACGCCGGTTGCGTCAGTTTCGGTTCCAATATCTGGATACCGAGAAGCTTGTCACCCTGGTGAAGCGCAACCCCGAGGCTTTGTGGTTCGGCTGGGGCTTCGATTGGGCGCAAAAGCACGCACAATTGGCGTATGAAATTCTGAAACGGGATGTCTCGACGCTGATTCCGAGCGATCATCAGCGCATGGGCTCGGCCTGGATACATGGATTGGAAGTGTCCGAAAGCGATATCCGCCAGCCCTTACAGCATACCGCCGGCCATACGCTTTTGGTCGGTACCACCGGCGCCGGTAAAACGCGTGCCTTTGACGTGTTGGTGACACAAGCTGTGTTGCGCGGCGAAGCGGTGATCATCATCGACCCCAAAGGCGACAAGGATTTGATGGCCTGCGCCAAACGCGCCTGCGCCTTGGCCCAGCGTCCGGATCGATTCGTGTATTTCCATCCGGCGTTTCCGGAAGACAGCGTGCGACTCGACCCCTTGCACAATTTCAACCGGCCTTCGGAAATCGCCAGTCGTATCAGCGCCATTTCGCCCAGCGAAAGCAGTAACGATCCGTTCAAAGCCTTTGGCCAAAAATCGCTGGATAACGTCATTCAAGGTTTGATGGTGATTGAGGAACGTCCGACTTTGGTGAAATTACGGCGTTACCTGGAAGGCGGTCCTTCGACGCTAGTGATTCAGGCCTTGGAACGCTATTTCGATAATAACCTGGGGCATTGGCGGCAAGAGGCGCGACCTTACCTGAAAAACGCCAAGGACATCGATTCCAAAGCCTTGGGATTGGTGCGATTTTACCGGGAGGTCGTGCAATACCAGTTGCCGAATCTGGATTTGGAAGGCTTGTTGTCCTTGTTCGAACACGACCGGGCGCACTTCAGCAAGATGGTCGCCTCCTTGATACCGATCATGAACATGCTGACATCGGGCTCTTTAGGCCCCCTGCTCTCCCCTAACCCTCATGATATAGACGATCTTAGGCCCATCACCAATACCGGCCACATCATTGAAAAAGCCCAGGTCGCTTACATCGGCCTGGACTCGTTATCGGATGGCATGGTCGGCAGCGCGATTGGTTCGATTCTGTTGGCCGATTTGGCGGCCGTCGCCGGCGACCGTTACAACTACGGTGTCTCGGACCGACCCGTCAATGTGTTTGTCGACGAGGCGGCGGAAGTCATCAACGATCCCTTCATTCAGGTGTTGAACAAAGGCCGTGGTGCCAAGATTCGTCTGTTCATCGCCACCCAAACCTTCGCCGATTTTGCCGCCCGTACCGGTTCCCAAGACAAAGCCCGGCAAGTGCTGGGTAACGTCAACAACCTGATCGCGCTGCGAATCATGGACAGCGAAACCCAGCAGTACATCACCGACAATCTGCCCAAAACCCGATTGAAATACATCATGCGCACCCAGGGCGTGGCCACCAGTGCGACCAATCCCAGCGTATTTTCCGGCAATGTCGGTGAACGATTGATGGAAGAGGAAGGCGATCTGTTTGCCCCTCAACTGCTGGGTCAACTGCCCGATCTGCATTACATCGCCAAGTTATCCGGCGGCCGGATCGTCAAAGGTCGCTTGCCGATACTGCGGTCTGACCTAGACCAGCAACTGAACCGCCAAAGCGCCTGCTCATGA
- a CDS encoding IS110 family RNA-guided transposase, which translates to MELTAVYRCVAALDVHQAKLTVCVLYENDLGEVVTEVREFGGFKRDRREMAAWVASFHPELVVMESTGIYWKSPYAALEWYGLNLAVVNARHVKQVPGRKTDINDAQWLAILARSGLLRGGFVPPQHFRDYRLIARQLQKLTGIAAGEKTRLHKLLTDAGIRLSVVISDLSGKSAKAMIQGLLDGETPEQLVAHADPRLKATPDELREALAGELSDCHRFVIRELMAHLDELEARIGRFRQTLLSHLRDYQGILQNLQTIPGIDELSAAMLLVEIGDDMSAFGSADKLASWAGVCPGQNESAGKRKSARTRKGNPYLRRILCEAANAASRTRCRLQDKFKALLIRRGRKRAIFAIAHKLLKIVFLLIQRGDYYRDADTDYEALAVQRNAPRWIKKLIQYGYITP; encoded by the coding sequence ATGGAATTAACGGCAGTCTATCGTTGTGTGGCGGCGCTGGATGTACACCAAGCCAAGCTGACCGTCTGTGTCCTGTATGAAAACGACCTGGGCGAGGTCGTCACCGAAGTGCGCGAGTTTGGTGGTTTCAAACGGGATCGGCGCGAAATGGCCGCGTGGGTAGCGTCCTTTCATCCGGAGTTGGTGGTCATGGAAAGCACGGGCATTTATTGGAAGAGTCCCTATGCGGCATTGGAGTGGTATGGCTTGAATTTGGCCGTGGTCAATGCTCGCCATGTCAAGCAAGTCCCTGGACGCAAAACGGATATCAACGACGCGCAATGGCTGGCTATTCTAGCCCGAAGCGGTTTGTTGCGTGGAGGCTTCGTGCCGCCTCAACATTTCCGCGACTATCGTCTGATCGCCCGGCAACTGCAAAAACTGACCGGCATCGCCGCCGGCGAGAAAACCCGTTTGCACAAATTGTTGACCGACGCCGGCATTCGCCTGTCCGTCGTGATCAGCGATTTGTCCGGCAAATCGGCCAAAGCCATGATCCAAGGCTTGCTGGACGGCGAAACACCCGAGCAATTAGTAGCCCATGCCGATCCACGCCTGAAAGCCACGCCCGATGAATTGCGCGAGGCCTTGGCGGGGGAACTGTCGGACTGTCACCGCTTCGTCATTCGCGAATTGATGGCGCATCTCGACGAATTGGAAGCGCGTATCGGTCGGTTTCGCCAAACCTTGCTGAGCCATTTGCGTGACTATCAAGGGATACTGCAAAATCTGCAGACGATACCGGGGATCGACGAACTGAGCGCCGCGATGTTATTGGTCGAAATCGGCGACGACATGAGTGCCTTTGGCTCAGCCGATAAACTGGCCTCCTGGGCCGGCGTCTGCCCCGGCCAAAACGAGTCGGCCGGCAAACGAAAATCGGCCAGGACCCGCAAAGGCAATCCTTATCTGCGCCGCATTTTGTGCGAAGCCGCCAATGCCGCCAGTCGAACCCGATGCCGCTTACAAGACAAGTTCAAGGCTTTGCTGATACGACGCGGGCGCAAGCGCGCCATTTTTGCCATCGCCCATAAGTTACTGAAAATCGTGTTTTTGTTGATCCAGCGCGGCGATTATTACCGGGATGCCGATACGGACTACGAAGCACTGGCTGTCCAGCGCAACGCGCCGCGTTGGATCAAAAAGCTCATCCAATACGGCTATATCACGCCCTAA